A genomic window from Streptomyces sp. HUAS YS2 includes:
- a CDS encoding class E sortase, translating into MSVRLIVRTFSELCITAGTVIVLFVCYLMFWTGVKAEAAMDGQIRLLQDEWVGREAVLPPVPTAGSPRAPATPPPPAYRDGKGLAVMYVPRFGADWDWPVLEGTKAGTLKKGLGHYTGSARLGDTGNFAVAGHRRTYGDPFKDVPKLRTGDAVVLTDGTTWFTYRITKKPYRTVPTDTGVIDPVPRKSGFDGPGRYLTLTTCEPEWGSSHRLIVWAHLDATQPVTKGRPAALNS; encoded by the coding sequence CTGTCGGTACGACTGATCGTGAGGACCTTCAGCGAGCTGTGCATCACCGCCGGGACGGTGATCGTCCTCTTCGTCTGCTACCTGATGTTCTGGACCGGCGTGAAGGCCGAGGCGGCCATGGACGGCCAGATCCGGCTCCTGCAGGACGAATGGGTCGGCCGCGAGGCCGTGCTCCCCCCGGTGCCCACCGCCGGAAGCCCCCGGGCGCCCGCGACCCCGCCGCCGCCCGCGTACCGTGACGGCAAGGGCCTCGCCGTCATGTACGTCCCCCGCTTCGGGGCGGACTGGGACTGGCCGGTCCTGGAGGGCACGAAGGCCGGCACGCTCAAGAAGGGCCTCGGCCACTACACCGGCTCCGCCCGCCTCGGCGACACCGGCAACTTCGCGGTCGCCGGCCACCGCCGCACGTACGGGGACCCCTTCAAGGACGTCCCGAAGCTCCGCACCGGGGACGCGGTCGTCCTGACGGACGGGACGACCTGGTTCACGTACCGGATCACGAAGAAGCCGTACCGCACCGTGCCCACCGACACCGGCGTGATCGACCCGGTGCCGCGCAAGTCCGGATTCGACGGCCCCGGCCGCTACCTGACACTGACGACCTGCGAGCCCGAGTGGGGCAGCAGCCACCGGCTGATCGTCTGGGCCCATCTCGACGCCACCCAGCCTGTGACGAAGGGCAGACCCGCGGCTTTGAACAGCTGA
- a CDS encoding DUF881 domain-containing protein: MSNSADSSGGPGRSPRWSPVRVLTAAVFALAGLIFVTSFNTAKGTNIRTDASLLRLSDLIEERSHRNGELDESTAAVRDQVDALARRDDGSTTAEDAKLHALEAAAGTTKVTGPGLTVTLDDAPPNAQAAPGYPEPQANDLVIHQQDLQAVVNALWKGGATGVKVMDQRLISTSAVRCVGNTLILQGRVYSPPYKITAVGDRAALDKALNASPALQNYQLYVKAYGLGWKVDEHETVTLPGYSGTVDLHYAKPSR; this comes from the coding sequence TTGAGCAATTCCGCCGACTCTTCCGGCGGACCGGGGCGCAGCCCACGCTGGAGCCCGGTCCGCGTGCTGACGGCTGCCGTCTTCGCGCTCGCCGGTCTGATCTTCGTCACGAGTTTCAACACCGCCAAGGGCACCAACATCCGCACGGACGCCTCGCTGCTGCGCCTGTCCGACCTGATCGAGGAGCGCAGCCACCGCAACGGGGAGCTCGACGAGTCGACCGCCGCCGTACGCGACCAGGTCGACGCCCTCGCCCGCCGCGACGACGGCTCCACCACGGCCGAGGACGCGAAGCTGCACGCCCTGGAGGCCGCGGCCGGCACCACGAAGGTCACCGGCCCGGGCCTGACCGTCACGCTCGACGACGCCCCGCCGAACGCCCAGGCGGCCCCCGGCTACCCGGAACCCCAGGCCAACGACCTGGTCATCCACCAGCAGGACCTCCAGGCCGTCGTGAACGCCCTGTGGAAGGGCGGCGCCACCGGCGTCAAGGTCATGGACCAGCGGCTCATCTCGACCAGCGCCGTGCGCTGCGTCGGCAACACCCTGATCCTCCAGGGCCGCGTCTACTCGCCCCCGTACAAGATCACCGCCGTGGGCGACCGGGCCGCGCTCGACAAGGCGCTGAACGCCTCCCCTGCGCTGCAGAACTACCAGCTGTACGTGAAGGCCTACGGCCTCGGCTGGAAAGTCGACGAGCACGAGACGGTGACTCTGCCGGGCTACTCCGGCACAGTGGATCTCCACTACGCCAAGCCGAGCCGCTGA
- the crgA gene encoding cell division protein CrgA, with amino-acid sequence MPKSRIRKKADFTPPPAKQATSIKLTSSSWVAPVMLALFLIGLVWIVVFYVTDGTLPIKSLRNWNIVVGFGFIAAGFGVSTQWK; translated from the coding sequence GTGCCGAAGTCACGTATCCGCAAGAAGGCCGACTTCACGCCGCCGCCGGCGAAGCAGGCGACCAGCATCAAGCTGACCAGCAGCAGCTGGGTGGCGCCGGTGATGCTGGCCCTCTTCCTGATCGGCCTGGTGTGGATCGTCGTCTTCTACGTCACCGACGGCACCCTGCCCATCAAGTCCCTCAGGAACTGGAACATCGTGGTGGGCTTCGGGTTCATCGCGGCCGGGTTCGGCGTCTCGACGCAGTGGAAGTAG
- a CDS encoding rhomboid family intramembrane serine protease, whose amino-acid sequence MESGLSRCYRHPDVETGIRCTRCEKPICPECMISASVGFQCPDCVRTGSGTGHAAGANQPRTIAGGRVAADGRFVTKILIGINLALFIAVLVAGDRLVDELALIGYAYSPALGEVVGVADGEYYRLLTSTVLHQEIPHFVFNMLGLWIIGGQVEPELGRRRFAFLCLISGLSGSTLAYLVAAPNQPSLGASGIVFGLIGAFAVLARRRRYDMRPVALFVGLALLLTFTREGISWEAHVGGLVGGALVTFALVHAPRERRRLVQYGSCVLILALDLGIVLARSAALV is encoded by the coding sequence ATGGAGTCCGGTCTTTCGCGCTGCTACCGCCACCCGGACGTGGAGACCGGCATCCGCTGCACCCGGTGCGAGAAGCCGATCTGCCCCGAGTGCATGATCAGCGCCTCCGTCGGCTTCCAGTGCCCCGACTGTGTCCGAACCGGCTCCGGCACCGGGCACGCCGCCGGGGCCAACCAGCCGCGCACGATCGCCGGCGGCAGGGTCGCGGCCGACGGCCGCTTCGTCACCAAGATCCTCATCGGGATCAACCTGGCGCTGTTCATCGCCGTGCTGGTGGCCGGGGACCGGCTGGTCGACGAGCTGGCACTGATCGGGTACGCGTACAGCCCGGCGCTCGGCGAGGTCGTCGGTGTCGCGGACGGCGAGTACTACCGGCTGCTCACCTCCACGGTGCTGCACCAGGAGATCCCCCACTTCGTCTTCAACATGCTGGGCCTGTGGATCATCGGCGGGCAGGTCGAGCCCGAGCTGGGCCGCCGCCGCTTCGCCTTCCTCTGCCTGATCTCCGGCCTGTCCGGCTCCACGCTGGCCTATCTGGTCGCCGCGCCGAACCAGCCCTCGCTGGGCGCGTCCGGCATCGTCTTCGGCCTGATCGGCGCGTTCGCGGTGCTGGCCCGGCGGCGCAGGTACGACATGCGGCCGGTGGCGCTCTTCGTGGGCCTGGCGCTGCTGCTGACCTTCACCCGGGAGGGGATCTCCTGGGAAGCGCACGTGGGCGGTCTGGTCGGCGGTGCGCTGGTGACCTTCGCCCTGGTGCACGCGCCGAGGGAGCGGCGCCGGCTGGTGCAGTACGGGTCGTGCGTCCTGATCCTGGCGCTGGACCTGGGGATCGTGCTGGCCCGGTCCGCCGCGCTCGTCTGA
- a CDS encoding peptidylprolyl isomerase, which translates to MAEQLYATLKTNHGDITVKLLPNHAPKTVKNFVELARGEREWTHPATGKRSTDKLYDGTVFHRVISGFMIQGGDPLGNGMGGPGYEFADEFHPELSFNKPYLLAMANAGPGTNGSQFFITVSPTPHLNRRHTIFGEVEDAASQKVVDSIATTATGRNDRPAQDVVIESVVIEKR; encoded by the coding sequence GTGGCCGAGCAGCTTTACGCCACCCTGAAGACCAACCACGGCGACATCACGGTGAAGCTCCTGCCGAACCACGCCCCGAAGACGGTCAAGAACTTCGTCGAGCTCGCCCGGGGCGAGCGCGAGTGGACCCACCCCGCGACCGGCAAGCGATCCACCGACAAGCTGTACGACGGTACGGTCTTCCACCGGGTGATCAGCGGCTTCATGATCCAGGGCGGTGACCCGCTGGGCAACGGCATGGGCGGCCCCGGGTACGAGTTCGCGGACGAGTTCCACCCGGAGCTCTCCTTCAACAAGCCGTACCTGCTCGCCATGGCGAACGCCGGCCCGGGCACCAACGGCTCCCAGTTCTTCATCACCGTGTCGCCGACCCCGCACCTGAACCGCCGCCACACCATCTTCGGCGAGGTCGAGGACGCGGCGAGCCAGAAGGTCGTCGACTCCATCGCGACCACGGCCACCGGCCGCAACGACCGCCCGGCCCAGGACGTGGTCATCGAGTCCGTCGTGATCGAGAAGCGCTAG
- a CDS encoding DUF5324 family protein, with product MTRMDSVRAATGSAKDSVQHAAEVVAPYASSAKEHAALYAHEARVKLGPKVSKAAQQARVQARVQYDAHVAPHVPPRVDAAAQLAADRTRKAARAATDYTVPRVEHAVAATGPVLEEAGSRSTAAWAALRGQVTPKEIQKIVKKHERRARAGRAAKGLALVVVLAGVAFAAWKWWDKQANPDWLVEPPAPTEVSEGSEDSGRSPLSSVDGSGSLDAEVEAKQADADADRDERR from the coding sequence GTGACCCGCATGGACAGCGTGCGCGCCGCGACCGGTTCGGCGAAGGACAGCGTGCAGCACGCCGCGGAAGTGGTGGCGCCTTACGCGAGCTCGGCCAAGGAGCATGCCGCGCTCTATGCGCATGAGGCACGCGTCAAACTCGGACCGAAGGTCTCGAAGGCCGCACAGCAGGCCCGTGTTCAAGCTCGTGTGCAGTACGACGCCCATGTCGCACCGCATGTACCGCCGCGGGTGGACGCGGCCGCGCAGCTCGCGGCGGACCGTACCCGCAAGGCCGCCCGTGCGGCGACCGACTACACCGTGCCGCGTGTCGAACACGCGGTTGCCGCGACCGGTCCCGTCCTGGAGGAGGCCGGGTCGCGTTCCACCGCCGCCTGGGCCGCGCTGCGCGGTCAGGTGACGCCGAAGGAAATCCAGAAGATCGTCAAGAAGCACGAGCGTCGGGCCAGGGCCGGGCGCGCCGCGAAGGGGCTCGCCCTCGTGGTCGTGCTGGCCGGTGTGGCCTTCGCCGCGTGGAAGTGGTGGGACAAGCAGGCCAATCCCGACTGGCTGGTCGAGCCGCCCGCTCCTACCGAGGTCTCGGAGGGTTCCGAGGACTCCGGCCGTTCCCCGTTGTCGTCCGTCGACGGCAGTGGCTCCCTCGATGCCGAGGTGGAGGCCAAGCAGGCCGATGCCGATGCCGATCGTGACGAGCGCCGTTGA
- a CDS encoding DUF6344 domain-containing protein — translation MAAVKVKQFWTAFISVLVALLGALGLATPASAAQQPAVSRPEEPAADAAAARVLATVPAQANRRSPARDRSLPPTIKQRIRAEAHGATPSVRHLPAAGTPEADPADLTERTDRTVPADSAAPAERAESTAPADRALAGAVTAAAA, via the coding sequence ATGGCCGCCGTCAAGGTCAAGCAGTTCTGGACCGCCTTCATCTCCGTACTCGTCGCCCTCCTGGGCGCCCTCGGTCTGGCGACCCCCGCCTCGGCCGCCCAGCAGCCCGCCGTGAGCCGTCCGGAGGAGCCGGCCGCCGACGCCGCCGCCGCGCGTGTGCTCGCGACGGTGCCCGCGCAGGCGAACCGGAGGTCACCGGCACGGGACCGGTCCCTGCCGCCCACCATCAAGCAGCGCATCCGCGCCGAGGCGCACGGCGCCACGCCCTCCGTACGCCACCTGCCCGCCGCCGGCACTCCTGAGGCCGACCCGGCCGACCTGACCGAGCGCACGGACCGGACCGTCCCGGCCGACTCCGCCGCCCCGGCCGAGCGCGCCGAGAGCACCGCTCCGGCCGACCGCGCCCTCGCCGGAGCCGTGACGGCCGCAGCGGCCTAG
- a CDS encoding anti-sigma factor antagonist: MTIEWRYTIQPDLGVLSLAGYLGADAVGRFAGAVGWAVARGTGPVILDLTSLRGWSDGGRAAISEAAARLTAEGRSLELAAAPDDDCPPIPVHTDLPAALAAHRGGGAEQREWRSDEWPGTES; encoded by the coding sequence ATGACCATCGAGTGGCGATACACCATCCAGCCGGATCTGGGCGTGCTGTCCCTGGCCGGGTACCTCGGCGCGGACGCCGTGGGCCGCTTCGCGGGCGCGGTGGGCTGGGCGGTGGCCCGCGGCACCGGGCCGGTCATCCTCGACCTGACGAGCCTGCGGGGCTGGTCGGACGGCGGCCGCGCGGCGATATCCGAGGCGGCGGCCCGGCTGACGGCGGAGGGGCGGAGCCTGGAACTGGCCGCGGCCCCCGACGACGACTGCCCGCCGATCCCGGTGCACACCGATCTGCCGGCCGCGCTCGCCGCGCACCGCGGCGGAGGCGCTGAGCAGCGCGAATGGCGCAGCGACGAATGGCCCGGCACGGAATCCTGA
- a CDS encoding DUF1801 domain-containing protein has protein sequence MTDAQKTTQAGRTTESTSSAAFTAEERAAMKERAKEVKASRTRATRAEKAAAEEAAVLEKIAEMQDSDRVMAERIHAVIRDNAPHLAPKLWYGMPAYAKDGKVLCFFQSAEKFNARYATFGFNDIASLDDGTMWPTAFALTRLTAADETRIGALVKQAAS, from the coding sequence ATGACGGACGCACAGAAGACCACGCAGGCCGGCCGGACCACCGAGAGCACTTCCTCTGCCGCCTTCACCGCCGAGGAGCGCGCCGCGATGAAGGAGCGCGCCAAGGAGGTCAAGGCGTCCCGCACCCGGGCGACACGGGCCGAGAAGGCGGCGGCGGAAGAGGCCGCCGTGCTCGAGAAGATCGCCGAGATGCAGGACTCGGACCGGGTCATGGCCGAACGCATCCACGCCGTGATCAGGGACAACGCCCCGCACCTCGCGCCCAAGCTCTGGTACGGCATGCCTGCCTACGCCAAGGACGGCAAGGTCCTCTGTTTCTTCCAGAGCGCGGAGAAGTTCAACGCGCGGTACGCGACCTTCGGCTTCAACGACATCGCGAGTCTGGACGACGGCACCATGTGGCCGACGGCCTTCGCCCTGACGCGGCTGACGGCCGCCGACGAGACGCGGATCGGCGCGCTGGTGAAGCAGGCGGCGAGCTGA
- a CDS encoding carboxymuconolactone decarboxylase family protein: MQSRMQNPAVVLSDAMQPIQQLFKAVHSGGVDAQTLELVHLRVSQINGCSACVDGGAKSARKAGVSDERLHAVAAWREAPYFTEEERAALALAEAATRLADRPDPVTDEVWDTAATYFDEKQLAAIVLMTGVTNLFNRLNAATRQIAGAWG, from the coding sequence ATGCAGTCCCGTATGCAGAACCCCGCCGTTGTCCTGTCCGACGCCATGCAGCCCATCCAGCAGCTCTTCAAGGCCGTGCACTCCGGCGGCGTGGACGCCCAGACGCTCGAGCTGGTGCACCTGCGGGTCAGCCAGATCAACGGCTGCAGCGCCTGCGTCGACGGCGGCGCCAAGTCGGCCCGCAAGGCCGGCGTGAGCGACGAGCGGCTGCACGCGGTCGCCGCCTGGCGGGAGGCCCCGTACTTCACCGAGGAGGAGCGGGCCGCCCTGGCGCTGGCCGAGGCCGCGACCCGGCTGGCCGACCGTCCCGACCCGGTGACCGACGAGGTCTGGGACACGGCCGCCACCTACTTCGACGAGAAGCAGCTCGCCGCGATCGTCCTGATGACCGGCGTCACCAACCTGTTCAACCGGCTCAACGCCGCCACCCGCCAGATCGCCGGCGCCTGGGGCTGA